Proteins from a single region of Chloroherpeton thalassium ATCC 35110:
- a CDS encoding TlpA family protein disulfide reductase has translation MAKNNALQKELKNWGIILAVFIFMFVTGLHRPVISALQQLILMTGLMKPDMNLVLEDQPDASYDLELTTLNGEKISLSEFEGKVVFMNLWATWCPPCVAEMPNIHSLYEKVHSDKIQFVMISLDDSPEKVEAFLERAGYKFPVFMLSGNRPQVYASKTIPTTFVISPNGKVATMRQGLASYDTDEFRAFLEKLSKL, from the coding sequence ATGGCAAAGAATAACGCATTACAAAAAGAACTTAAAAATTGGGGGATTATTTTAGCTGTTTTCATATTCATGTTTGTAACCGGTTTGCATCGTCCGGTGATTAGCGCGTTGCAGCAGCTGATTTTGATGACCGGCCTCATGAAACCCGATATGAATTTGGTGCTTGAAGATCAACCCGACGCAAGTTACGATTTAGAATTAACCACGCTAAACGGTGAAAAAATATCGCTTTCTGAATTTGAGGGGAAAGTTGTGTTTATGAATTTGTGGGCGACTTGGTGCCCGCCTTGTGTTGCAGAAATGCCGAATATTCACAGTTTATATGAAAAGGTTCATAGCGATAAGATTCAATTTGTCATGATTTCCTTGGACGACAGTCCTGAAAAAGTCGAGGCGTTTTTGGAGCGCGCCGGCTACAAATTTCCGGTTTTTATGTTAAGTGGAAATCGCCCGCAAGTTTATGCCTCAAAAACGATTCCGACCACTTTTGTCATAAGCCCAAACGGAAAAGTTGCAACGATGCGTCAAGGGTTGGCCAGCTACGATACGGATGAATTTCGCGCATTTTTGGAAAAACTTTCCAAGCTTTAA
- a CDS encoding capsule assembly Wzi family protein, with product MYVLFLNVANSCYAQKFQYDVEVQSLLATDVPFWLLMNQSGRYNTEDFQPYGNFKIASEFPLSNKLSLKTGAEILAGKTDTYHEVHRFQQAYLELESPYMRLLGGKKEQEKSKIAQLKSGDMVMSSNAAPIPVVQVCTNDYVPFPIISEHLKFKALLAHGWFEEQRHISNPYLHEKYLYLKLENTLPIDGYIGLHHAAMWGGEHPVYGQLPESWSVFKDIFLAKSGEEDTSPEAEEQHNRVGNHIGSYDFGVIYQTDRYTATVYRQTIFEDASGKGIQFIGDGLWGIEFCLKKQNALVEGIVLEFVKTTYQGGPVHDLETEDRLFGNDNYYNNFMYQSGWSYNGFTIGNPFITSPILNLYNSLTTKDGETIVHVFPNNRVLAWHLGIMGQLQNDLAYRLLLSYSLNYGIYDGNYSDAEAKEYTKNGKTYTYYELPDLTLFSSMLELEFPATLFDVSFQAKARVAMDLGNFIGDRFGVLFSLSKSGLF from the coding sequence TTGTACGTACTTTTTCTCAATGTGGCAAATAGTTGCTATGCCCAAAAGTTTCAGTACGACGTAGAAGTTCAAAGCCTTCTTGCCACCGATGTGCCCTTTTGGCTCTTAATGAACCAATCTGGGAGATACAACACAGAAGATTTTCAACCGTATGGGAATTTCAAAATTGCAAGTGAGTTTCCCCTTTCAAATAAATTAAGCTTAAAAACCGGCGCGGAAATTTTGGCTGGCAAAACGGACACCTATCATGAAGTGCACCGCTTCCAACAAGCCTACCTTGAACTCGAATCTCCATACATGCGACTTCTGGGAGGGAAAAAAGAACAGGAAAAAAGCAAAATCGCTCAATTAAAATCAGGCGACATGGTTATGTCATCCAATGCTGCGCCGATTCCCGTCGTTCAGGTTTGCACAAACGATTATGTCCCGTTTCCTATCATTTCAGAGCATCTGAAGTTTAAAGCCCTGCTTGCACATGGTTGGTTTGAAGAACAGCGCCACATTTCCAACCCATATTTACACGAAAAATATTTATACCTGAAATTAGAGAACACGCTTCCGATTGATGGCTATATTGGCCTGCACCATGCGGCTATGTGGGGCGGGGAACATCCGGTTTATGGACAACTTCCCGAATCTTGGTCTGTTTTCAAAGATATTTTTCTTGCAAAATCAGGCGAAGAGGACACATCTCCTGAAGCTGAAGAGCAACACAATAGAGTTGGAAATCATATTGGCTCTTACGATTTTGGCGTTATCTACCAAACCGATCGTTATACCGCCACAGTATATCGCCAAACAATTTTTGAAGATGCTTCCGGGAAAGGCATTCAATTTATTGGCGATGGGCTTTGGGGAATAGAGTTTTGCCTAAAAAAACAAAACGCATTGGTCGAAGGGATTGTGCTCGAATTTGTTAAAACCACTTATCAAGGCGGCCCTGTTCACGATCTCGAAACAGAAGATCGCCTATTTGGAAATGATAATTATTACAACAATTTCATGTACCAATCGGGTTGGTCATACAACGGATTTACTATCGGCAACCCGTTTATCACTTCGCCCATCTTAAATCTCTACAATTCACTGACGACAAAAGATGGGGAAACCATCGTTCATGTTTTTCCAAATAACCGCGTTTTGGCTTGGCATCTTGGTATTATGGGGCAACTTCAAAACGATTTAGCTTATCGCCTGCTGCTGTCTTATTCTCTAAATTATGGAATATACGACGGCAATTATAGCGACGCCGAAGCGAAAGAATACACGAAAAACGGGAAAACTTATACTTACTACGAACTGCCTGATTTAACGCTATTTTCCTCCATGTTGGAGCTTGAATTTCCCGCCACGCTTTTTGATGTTTCTTTTCAAGCAAAAGCGCGCGTTGCAATGGATTTGGGGAATTTTATTGGCGATCGGTTTGGTGTGCTTTTCAGCCTTTCCAAGAGCGGACTTTTTTGA
- the pheT gene encoding phenylalanine--tRNA ligase subunit beta, which translates to MKISLNWLKSFAPDLNLTSEELEQKLTALGLEVEGVQELCATFSNVVVGKLLETAKHPNADKLTVCQVDAGTGETLQIVCGAPNVAAGQTVAVALVGATLQTPSGDIIKIKKSKIRGETSLGMICAEDELGLSDNHDGILVLDETYPIGEPFEKYVPKDTIFEIGITPNRADALSHFGIARDLIGVDNVTDLDPDALDFNPSTKRIVVEDPENCPIYTAVVIKGVNVAESPAWLKERLQSIGLRPINNIVDITNYILHSLGQPLHAFDLNRLSGKCIQVKSNLSETFVTLDGKERQIEPGMVMICDAEKPVAVGGVMGGQNSEITDTTIDILLESAYFKPSSVRKTAKKLGISTDSSYRFERGVDFGNVHFASEAAVHLILELAGGSVEEVAHVASGSFDEKLIAFRPARANALLGADIPAEKMQDILMHLGFKKSGSQKSDDAIEYIVPSFRVDVEQEIDLIEEVARVYGYDNLAVTEKMTSAYPAVLNKKETFDDYVRNLMIGLNFKELLTNPLLKYSEAESFSTQIVRTLNPISEDMEALRPSLIPSVLKVISRNIHYGNTEQRLFEVAHTFEKCAESAGAFVPGYNEKERLCLAVTGKREPLGWAQSSTETDFYDLKGAVEMLLQKLKLLEKSKFITYNRSCLQLELTPVDGKKAQKPVIAGLLYQLEKNILDTFDIKQPVFVAELDMDVLKDSAGFETKYSAPAKFPVVHRDLAFLLPKQVKSQDVMSEIHACSEMIQSVNVFDVYEKNDKQDRAYNEKRSIAFSFSIVCYTHTLAENEINALVDKIVTKVTQKFGAELRQA; encoded by the coding sequence ATGAAAATTTCATTAAATTGGCTGAAGTCATTTGCTCCCGACCTTAATTTAACCTCAGAAGAACTTGAACAAAAGCTCACAGCTCTCGGCTTGGAAGTCGAAGGTGTCCAAGAGCTTTGCGCCACATTTTCCAACGTGGTGGTCGGCAAGCTTCTTGAAACCGCTAAGCACCCAAATGCTGATAAGCTAACCGTTTGCCAAGTGGATGCGGGCACAGGCGAAACACTGCAAATTGTGTGTGGCGCGCCGAATGTAGCTGCTGGCCAAACAGTTGCTGTGGCGCTCGTTGGAGCAACACTTCAAACGCCTTCCGGTGATATCATAAAAATCAAAAAATCCAAAATTCGCGGTGAAACCTCATTAGGCATGATTTGTGCCGAAGACGAACTGGGACTTTCGGATAATCATGATGGCATTTTGGTTTTGGACGAAACTTATCCGATCGGTGAGCCTTTCGAAAAGTATGTACCGAAAGACACGATTTTTGAAATTGGCATCACGCCGAATCGCGCCGATGCGCTCTCGCACTTTGGCATTGCCCGCGATTTAATTGGCGTCGACAATGTGACCGACCTTGACCCCGATGCGCTTGACTTTAACCCGAGTACCAAGCGCATTGTTGTTGAAGACCCTGAAAATTGCCCGATTTACACGGCGGTTGTGATTAAAGGCGTCAACGTCGCCGAGTCGCCGGCGTGGCTGAAGGAGCGGTTGCAAAGCATAGGTCTTCGTCCGATAAACAATATTGTCGACATCACGAATTACATTCTTCATTCGTTAGGTCAGCCGCTTCACGCTTTTGATCTCAATCGACTGAGCGGGAAGTGCATTCAGGTGAAAAGCAATCTCTCGGAAACATTTGTAACGCTTGATGGAAAAGAGCGGCAAATTGAGCCGGGCATGGTGATGATTTGCGACGCAGAAAAGCCGGTTGCCGTTGGTGGCGTGATGGGCGGACAAAATTCCGAAATCACCGATACAACAATCGACATTTTACTCGAGTCAGCTTATTTCAAGCCGAGCAGCGTTCGAAAAACCGCCAAAAAATTAGGGATTTCGACGGATTCATCTTATCGCTTCGAGCGCGGTGTAGATTTTGGCAATGTGCATTTTGCTTCCGAAGCGGCGGTTCATCTGATTTTGGAGCTGGCCGGAGGAAGCGTTGAAGAAGTTGCGCATGTTGCGTCCGGCTCGTTTGATGAAAAATTGATTGCGTTTAGGCCAGCCAGAGCCAATGCGTTGCTCGGTGCGGATATTCCTGCCGAAAAAATGCAGGATATTTTGATGCACTTGGGTTTCAAAAAAAGTGGCTCACAAAAAAGTGACGACGCGATTGAATACATTGTGCCGTCGTTCCGCGTGGATGTTGAGCAGGAAATTGATTTGATTGAAGAGGTCGCGCGCGTGTATGGCTACGACAATTTGGCTGTCACGGAAAAAATGACCTCCGCTTATCCAGCTGTGCTAAACAAAAAAGAGACCTTTGATGATTATGTCCGCAATTTGATGATCGGGCTGAATTTCAAAGAGCTTTTAACCAATCCGCTTTTGAAATATTCGGAAGCCGAGTCCTTTTCCACGCAAATCGTGCGCACGCTGAACCCAATCAGCGAGGATATGGAAGCCTTACGCCCGAGTTTGATACCATCCGTTTTAAAAGTGATTTCTCGAAATATTCATTACGGCAACACCGAGCAGCGACTTTTTGAGGTTGCCCACACATTTGAGAAATGTGCGGAGTCTGCAGGTGCGTTTGTACCGGGATATAATGAAAAAGAGCGTCTTTGCCTTGCCGTTACAGGCAAGCGCGAGCCGCTGGGCTGGGCTCAAAGCAGCACGGAAACGGATTTTTATGATTTAAAAGGCGCGGTTGAGATGCTGCTTCAGAAACTGAAACTACTTGAAAAATCAAAGTTTATTACGTATAATCGGAGCTGTCTGCAATTGGAGCTGACTCCAGTTGACGGCAAAAAAGCTCAAAAGCCAGTAATTGCAGGATTGTTGTATCAGTTGGAAAAAAATATCTTGGACACGTTTGACATTAAGCAGCCGGTTTTTGTCGCCGAGCTTGACATGGATGTGTTAAAGGATTCTGCAGGATTTGAGACAAAATATAGCGCACCTGCAAAATTTCCGGTGGTTCATCGTGATTTGGCTTTTCTGCTTCCTAAACAGGTGAAGTCTCAAGACGTGATGAGTGAAATACACGCGTGCAGTGAGATGATTCAGTCTGTGAATGTGTTTGATGTGTATGAGAAAAATGATAAGCAAGACCGAGCCTATAATGAGAAGCGGAGTATTGCGTTTTCATTCAGCATCGTATGTTACACCCATACGCTGGCAGAGAATGAAATCAATGCTCTGGTTGATAAAATTGTGACAAAAGTTACCCAAAAGTTTGGTGCGGAACTTCGACAGGCTTAA
- a CDS encoding cell division protein ZapA, giving the protein MESLRVKIFGEEYALLVDNKALTQSAAKRVQELMRSFKNEAPELSSHKYSVLAAIHLAEQNVELENRLASLLSEIERLSNLIESTTEIHN; this is encoded by the coding sequence ATGGAATCTCTGAGAGTTAAGATTTTTGGTGAAGAATATGCGCTCCTTGTCGATAATAAGGCACTGACGCAATCAGCAGCAAAACGAGTTCAAGAATTGATGAGATCGTTTAAAAATGAAGCGCCGGAACTCAGCTCTCACAAGTATTCTGTTTTGGCAGCGATTCATTTGGCTGAGCAAAATGTTGAGCTTGAAAATCGTTTAGCTTCATTGTTATCGGAGATTGAACGCTTAAGTAATCTTATCGAAAGTACGACTGAAATTCATAATTAG
- the rny gene encoding ribonuclease Y, which produces MEIAINFGLIIAASLFFLVVGFFIGRIFLERIGTTKILEAEERAIQIVQEAQRESQAEKELKVSEVNEEWKRKKREFEQEVSIKNNKFSQTQKQVRVKEDALNRRSEQLQKRERALDDQTKELNQKLQFVQQRTDELNQLIAEQNQRLVSISGLNAEEAKAMLMDNMIQQAKEEAAETIRAIHEEAEKTANKTAEKTTLLAIQRVSLDQATENAISVVHLQNDEMKGRIIGREGRNIKAFENATGVDIIVDDTPEVVILSCFDPVRRELAKLTLQKLLVDGIIHPAAIEKAFEEAEKELEEIVLSTGEDTLASLEIPNLHPDLVKLIGKMKYRSSYGQNLLQHSKEVSMLAGLMAAELKLDSKLAKRAGLLHDIGQMLDSPDSSHAISGMEFLSKYREHPIVLNSVGAHHGEVPKDNPIAELVDAANVISSSRPGARGAITPEGYIRRLESLEEIAKSFPGVSKTYALQAGREIRVIVDGNKIEDAQADMLSHDIAEKIQNTVEYPGQIKISVVREKRSVAYAK; this is translated from the coding sequence ATGGAAATCGCTATAAACTTTGGTTTGATTATTGCTGCCAGTTTGTTCTTTCTGGTAGTTGGTTTTTTTATTGGGCGTATTTTCTTAGAGCGTATTGGGACAACTAAAATCTTGGAAGCCGAAGAGCGCGCCATTCAGATTGTGCAAGAAGCACAGCGCGAATCTCAAGCCGAAAAGGAATTGAAAGTTTCGGAAGTAAACGAAGAATGGAAACGAAAAAAGCGTGAGTTTGAACAAGAAGTTTCTATCAAAAACAACAAGTTTTCCCAAACCCAAAAGCAAGTTCGAGTTAAAGAAGATGCGCTCAATCGCCGTTCCGAACAGCTTCAGAAAAGAGAGCGCGCTTTGGACGATCAAACCAAAGAGCTCAATCAAAAATTGCAATTTGTGCAGCAACGCACGGATGAACTCAATCAGCTCATTGCCGAACAAAACCAGCGTCTGGTTAGCATCAGCGGTTTGAATGCAGAAGAAGCCAAAGCGATGTTGATGGATAACATGATTCAGCAGGCAAAGGAAGAAGCTGCTGAAACCATCCGCGCCATCCACGAAGAAGCTGAGAAAACAGCCAATAAAACAGCGGAAAAAACAACCTTGCTCGCCATTCAACGCGTTTCATTAGACCAGGCCACAGAAAATGCCATCTCGGTTGTCCATCTTCAAAACGACGAAATGAAAGGCCGAATTATCGGTCGCGAAGGCCGAAATATCAAAGCATTTGAAAATGCCACCGGAGTCGATATTATCGTGGATGACACACCCGAAGTTGTAATTCTCTCGTGTTTTGATCCTGTTCGCAGAGAACTTGCAAAATTGACGCTTCAGAAACTCTTAGTCGATGGTATTATTCATCCAGCAGCCATTGAGAAAGCGTTTGAAGAAGCAGAAAAAGAGCTTGAGGAAATTGTTCTCAGCACGGGCGAAGACACGTTAGCCTCGCTCGAAATCCCAAATCTGCACCCTGATCTCGTAAAGCTCATCGGCAAAATGAAGTATCGCTCAAGCTATGGGCAAAATCTTCTTCAGCATTCCAAAGAAGTTTCCATGCTTGCAGGCCTAATGGCCGCTGAACTCAAACTCGATAGCAAACTTGCCAAACGCGCCGGTCTGCTTCACGACATTGGGCAAATGCTCGATTCTCCAGATTCGTCACATGCCATTTCAGGAATGGAATTTCTTTCGAAATATCGTGAGCATCCGATTGTGCTAAACTCAGTTGGCGCGCATCATGGAGAAGTGCCGAAGGATAATCCTATTGCCGAGCTTGTCGACGCGGCCAACGTGATTTCCAGTTCACGCCCAGGCGCGCGTGGTGCGATTACGCCAGAGGGCTACATTCGCCGCTTGGAAAGCCTTGAAGAAATTGCAAAAAGTTTCCCTGGGGTTTCAAAAACATATGCGCTGCAAGCCGGTCGTGAAATTCGCGTGATTGTGGACGGCAACAAAATCGAAGACGCACAAGCCGACATGCTCTCGCACGACATTGCCGAAAAAATTCAAAACACGGTAGAATATCCTGGCCAAATTAAAATTTCAGTGGTGCGTGAAAAGAGAAGCGTCGCGTATGCGAAGTAA
- a CDS encoding adenylosuccinate synthase: MNQTDQSHTRNATVIVGMQFGDEGKGKLVDYLSEKYDIVVRYQGGANAGHTICFEDKTVVLHLIPSGIFHRNCTCVIGNGVVIDPDELLKEIETVRKLGYEVEDRLYISHNAHLIMPYHKFLDSASEESKGDQKIGTTGRGIGPSYMDKFARKGIRIVDLLRPNVLGEKLRANLAYKNSVITKIYEKEQLDVEQIVTHYTDFDRTIDQFVKNTQCYLNEQLRAGKSVLLEGAQGSLLDVDHGTYPFVTSSNPTSGGACTGSGIAPTHIGSVIGVCKAYMTRVGNGPFPTELKDETGAKLGKIGHEFGATTGRPRRCGWLDLVALKYSLAVNGVTELAITKLDVLDTFDEVKICTAYQLDGKSPKDFPTDVETLEAAKPVYKTFEGWKTSNVNAKSFEEMHPNAQKYLAYLEEELGVPIKCISVGPKRDQTIFR; encoded by the coding sequence ATGAATCAGACAGATCAATCACATACACGCAATGCAACCGTCATTGTGGGAATGCAGTTTGGCGATGAAGGCAAAGGCAAACTCGTCGACTACCTTTCCGAGAAATACGACATTGTCGTGCGCTATCAAGGCGGCGCAAACGCAGGCCACACCATTTGCTTTGAAGACAAAACCGTCGTCTTGCATCTTATTCCTTCCGGCATTTTTCATCGCAATTGCACTTGTGTTATCGGCAATGGCGTTGTTATCGACCCAGACGAACTGTTGAAGGAAATTGAAACCGTCCGCAAGCTTGGCTACGAAGTGGAAGACCGGCTCTACATCAGCCACAACGCGCATCTCATTATGCCGTATCACAAGTTTTTGGATTCGGCCTCGGAAGAGTCGAAAGGTGATCAAAAAATCGGCACCACCGGACGCGGCATTGGCCCGAGCTATATGGATAAATTTGCGCGCAAAGGCATTCGTATTGTTGATTTGCTTCGCCCAAATGTTCTTGGTGAAAAGCTCCGCGCCAATCTGGCATATAAAAATAGCGTGATTACCAAGATCTATGAAAAAGAACAACTCGATGTGGAACAGATTGTCACGCACTACACCGACTTCGACCGCACGATTGATCAGTTTGTCAAAAACACACAGTGCTACTTAAACGAACAACTTCGTGCTGGCAAAAGCGTGCTGCTGGAAGGCGCGCAAGGCAGCTTGCTCGATGTTGATCATGGCACGTATCCGTTCGTGACCTCTTCAAATCCGACATCCGGCGGCGCTTGCACAGGCTCGGGCATTGCACCCACGCACATCGGCAGCGTTATCGGCGTTTGCAAAGCGTATATGACGCGCGTTGGAAACGGCCCGTTCCCAACAGAACTTAAGGATGAAACAGGCGCAAAGCTTGGAAAAATCGGTCATGAATTTGGCGCCACCACTGGACGCCCGCGCCGTTGCGGCTGGCTGGATTTGGTTGCGCTGAAATACTCGCTTGCGGTGAATGGCGTCACAGAATTGGCCATTACAAAGCTCGATGTGCTTGATACGTTCGACGAAGTGAAAATTTGCACCGCGTATCAGCTCGACGGCAAGTCGCCGAAAGATTTCCCAACCGATGTAGAAACACTGGAAGCGGCAAAACCAGTCTATAAAACATTTGAAGGCTGGAAAACATCGAACGTCAATGCGAAGTCGTTCGAAGAAATGCATCCGAACGCACAAAAATATCTCGCTTACTTGGAAGAAGAGCTTGGTGTACCCATCAAGTGCATTTCGGTAGGGCCAAAACGCGACCAAACGATTTTCCGTTAA
- the yihA gene encoding ribosome biogenesis GTP-binding protein YihA/YsxC, with the protein MKIESAEFYKSVTRLEDLPKDGLPEIAFAGRSNVGKSSLMNTLMGKKDLARASATPGKTREINFFLVNGKYYFVDLPGYGFAKVSKSLQENWQQLMEGYLKSRAELKLIVLLIDSRHPALPIDLEMNEFLSFFGRRFAIVRTKTDKLNQSALAKSKRESEKAFYDFEFIMDFSSVTGKGKKELLSVLSTYLTS; encoded by the coding sequence ATGAAAATCGAGTCAGCAGAGTTCTATAAAAGTGTCACGCGATTGGAGGATTTGCCCAAAGATGGGCTGCCGGAAATCGCGTTTGCCGGACGCTCCAATGTGGGAAAGTCTTCGCTCATGAATACCTTGATGGGCAAAAAAGACCTGGCAAGAGCCAGCGCGACGCCGGGAAAAACCCGTGAAATCAACTTTTTTCTTGTAAATGGAAAGTATTACTTCGTAGATTTACCGGGTTACGGCTTTGCGAAAGTATCGAAGTCGCTGCAAGAAAACTGGCAGCAACTGATGGAAGGCTACTTAAAAAGCCGTGCTGAACTCAAGTTGATCGTTTTGCTCATAGACTCTCGACATCCGGCTTTGCCAATTGATTTGGAAATGAATGAATTTCTATCATTTTTCGGTCGCCGATTTGCAATTGTTCGCACCAAAACGGATAAGCTCAATCAATCGGCGCTGGCCAAATCAAAACGCGAATCGGAAAAAGCGTTTTACGATTTTGAGTTTATCATGGATTTTTCATCCGTAACGGGAAAAGGCAAAAAAGAATTGCTCTCGGTGCTTTCTACCTACTTAACGAGCTAA
- a CDS encoding DUF309 domain-containing protein — protein MTLDDCYENFLTGIKQYNNKDFFESHDTWEEIWHELRGTDRLFVQGLIHSAIGLYHLSNGNWKGARHQFEKCEKKLSAYLPAYRGLNVQAFLKHHELVCLPLTHKIEKNEPVQLLESVFPKIELSNAAVESLESLTVATQKIQTACEQARVQLAARIEALEAMQQASEKRVKMLQEKFEQQLSEIQRRENRLRRNVYFVLGVLITAFLAAIVHAP, from the coding sequence ATGACTCTTGACGACTGCTACGAGAATTTTCTCACGGGCATAAAACAGTACAATAACAAAGATTTCTTTGAAAGCCATGACACCTGGGAAGAAATTTGGCACGAATTGCGCGGAACCGACAGGCTGTTTGTGCAAGGGCTAATTCATTCGGCCATTGGCTTGTATCATCTTTCCAACGGAAATTGGAAAGGCGCGCGTCATCAATTTGAAAAATGTGAAAAAAAGCTCTCGGCGTATTTGCCCGCTTATCGCGGATTGAATGTGCAAGCGTTTCTAAAACATCACGAATTGGTTTGCCTGCCGCTAACGCACAAAATTGAAAAAAATGAGCCGGTTCAGCTTTTGGAAAGCGTTTTTCCAAAAATAGAACTGAGCAATGCGGCGGTTGAGTCGCTGGAATCGCTTACGGTGGCGACGCAAAAAATTCAAACGGCGTGTGAGCAAGCACGCGTGCAACTTGCCGCGCGCATTGAAGCACTTGAAGCCATGCAGCAAGCGTCGGAAAAGCGCGTCAAAATGCTGCAGGAAAAATTTGAGCAGCAGCTTTCCGAAATCCAGCGTCGCGAAAATCGCTTGCGCAGAAATGTGTACTTTGTGCTTGGCGTGTTGATCACCGCATTTTTAGCGGCGATTGTTCATGCGCCGTGA
- a CDS encoding FtsB family cell division protein produces the protein MQINRDMSLLKEMLQLLLHAIGGNGASMNASSTDGDDAQKPPLPIDIKTQFNNLKVDIVSTPRKYFMFVLVCFLVLYALFGDYGIVQRLRLEYHYRSLQSELAEENKRTKQLQAEIRHVKEIEEIERIAREKYNLTKEGETVYIIKQK, from the coding sequence ATGCAAATCAACCGAGATATGAGTCTACTTAAGGAAATGCTTCAGCTGTTACTTCATGCAATTGGTGGCAACGGTGCTTCGATGAACGCGTCGAGCACAGATGGCGATGATGCCCAAAAACCTCCGCTTCCAATCGACATAAAAACGCAATTCAATAATCTCAAGGTCGATATTGTTTCAACGCCGCGCAAATATTTCATGTTTGTGCTGGTTTGTTTTTTGGTGCTGTATGCGCTCTTCGGCGACTATGGAATTGTGCAGCGACTTCGGTTGGAATATCATTATCGTTCGTTGCAAAGCGAATTAGCTGAGGAAAACAAGCGAACCAAGCAGCTTCAAGCGGAAATCCGGCATGTGAAGGAAATCGAGGAAATTGAGCGAATTGCTCGCGAAAAATATAACCTCACCAAAGAAGGGGAAACCGTTTATATCATTAAACAAAAATAA